A DNA window from Paenibacillus andongensis contains the following coding sequences:
- a CDS encoding glycoside hydrolase family 2 TIM barrel-domain containing protein, with protein sequence MNKKTLFNSGWEFAKSSLDVTDGAGLTFEPVDLPHDWLIYNTLNLYENSIGWYRKRFTWTREADRQILLCFDGVYMDSSVYVNQQFIGEWKYGYSSFEHEITDAIIDGDNEVVVKVVHQSPNSRWYSGAGIYRNVWLKTRVCNHIVTDGIYAAVKRVDDSWEVEVETELSLQEDAQISHTILYKGELVAIATDKIVAGGFIHRQKLSIDRPHVWSTAEPHLYQLVTQLQRDAEVRDVIVVESITQNLGLREIKLDPQLGFYLNGTRMKLNGVCEHHDLGALGAAFNRVALRKRLTILKEMGVNAIRTAHNMPAVELMDLADEMGFLVVSEAFDMWERSKTPHDYARFFKDWVKVDVKSWVKRDRNHPSLMMWSIGNEIYDTHADARGLEITRMLRDEVLKYDPKQNGRVTIGSNYMPWENAQKCADIVKVAGYNYAEKYYHRHHEEHPDWIIYGSETASLVQSRGIYRFPFEKSILADDDEQCSALGNSATSWGAKSVEACIIAERDAPFSLGQFIWTGFDYIGEPTPYHTKNSYLGQMDTATFKKDSYYIYQSAWTDYRTNPMVHIFPYWDFNPGQLIDVRVCSNAPKIELQLGGAIVGTFDINHEHGTQLVGWWKLPYEAGELKAIAYDDTGRVIATDIRRSFRDAKKICLLPDKESLMADGTDLIFLEIFMADSDGNPVENANNRVRVEVMGAGRLLGLDNGDSTDYDPYKGISRRLFSGKLMAIIGATLQPGKIRVVVSSVGLESQTVEFEALPVRDETPLEGVSAQTKNQELPPVIGTIDEIPLRKIEIVSPSGQMFDEARKEITVQAYLYPSDTSYQEVEWSVVNDAGIASNLAKVEAFGHEAKITACGDGDFRLRCVSKNGTNKTKLISQLEFKAVGLGTAYKDPYGFISASLFDYSKGEVGNGNERGVATSRDGETEVGFRDIDFGTNGSDLITIPIFALSSEEYSLQIWEGIPNEAGSVLLADVIYQKPSKWNVYQEETYRLTKRLCGITSICFVLQKKVHIKGFSFQKQNRAFEKNDATECDRIYGDTFTISEASVEGIGNNVSLEFDQMDFTSLGATQLVVYGRSLLDKNTIHIHFASPEGEGNQLIEFTQSDGYEERVFELEKITGLQKVTFLFLPGSHFDFGWFRFERSFT encoded by the coding sequence ATGAATAAAAAGACACTGTTTAATAGTGGATGGGAATTTGCCAAGAGCAGCCTGGATGTGACGGATGGCGCCGGTTTGACATTTGAGCCGGTAGACCTCCCTCATGATTGGCTGATCTACAATACTTTGAATCTGTATGAAAATAGTATCGGCTGGTACCGTAAAAGATTTACATGGACTCGAGAAGCGGACCGGCAAATTTTATTATGCTTCGATGGGGTCTATATGGACTCATCCGTATATGTGAATCAGCAGTTTATAGGAGAGTGGAAGTACGGATATTCTTCCTTCGAACATGAGATCACGGATGCGATCATTGACGGGGATAATGAAGTCGTGGTGAAGGTCGTTCACCAAAGTCCGAATAGCCGGTGGTATTCGGGGGCCGGCATCTACCGCAACGTGTGGCTAAAGACGCGAGTCTGCAATCACATTGTAACAGATGGCATTTATGCTGCCGTAAAAAGGGTCGACGACAGCTGGGAGGTAGAAGTCGAGACGGAATTGAGCCTCCAGGAGGACGCCCAAATCTCGCATACGATCCTGTACAAGGGTGAACTTGTTGCAATTGCGACAGATAAGATTGTTGCAGGCGGCTTTATTCATCGACAAAAGTTATCGATAGATCGCCCTCATGTATGGAGCACGGCTGAGCCGCATCTGTATCAGCTTGTCACCCAATTGCAGCGTGATGCAGAGGTCCGGGATGTCATAGTCGTAGAGAGCATCACTCAGAATCTCGGGCTTCGTGAGATCAAGCTTGACCCTCAGCTGGGTTTTTATTTGAACGGCACAAGAATGAAATTGAACGGGGTTTGTGAGCACCACGACTTGGGAGCGCTTGGAGCAGCCTTCAATAGAGTAGCCTTGAGAAAAAGGCTAACGATTTTGAAGGAAATGGGCGTTAACGCTATTCGAACCGCTCACAATATGCCGGCGGTAGAACTTATGGATCTAGCGGATGAGATGGGGTTTCTGGTCGTCTCTGAAGCGTTCGATATGTGGGAAAGATCCAAAACCCCACACGATTATGCGAGGTTCTTTAAGGATTGGGTAAAGGTCGATGTGAAAAGCTGGGTCAAGCGGGATCGGAATCATCCGAGCCTGATGATGTGGAGTATAGGAAATGAGATTTACGACACTCATGCAGATGCAAGAGGGCTAGAAATCACTCGAATGCTTAGGGATGAAGTGCTGAAATACGATCCAAAGCAAAACGGCCGAGTGACCATCGGTTCCAATTATATGCCTTGGGAGAACGCACAAAAATGTGCGGATATCGTGAAGGTGGCCGGCTACAACTACGCCGAGAAATATTACCATAGGCACCATGAGGAGCATCCCGATTGGATCATTTACGGCAGCGAAACGGCCTCTCTCGTTCAAAGCAGAGGCATTTATCGATTCCCGTTCGAGAAGTCCATTCTTGCCGATGACGACGAGCAGTGCTCGGCTCTGGGAAATAGTGCGACGAGCTGGGGAGCCAAGTCAGTCGAGGCCTGTATTATCGCTGAACGAGATGCGCCTTTCTCTCTAGGGCAATTCATATGGACCGGCTTCGACTATATTGGGGAACCGACGCCTTATCATACTAAGAACTCCTATCTCGGACAGATGGATACAGCTACATTCAAGAAAGATTCGTATTACATCTACCAATCGGCATGGACTGATTACAGGACGAATCCGATGGTTCATATTTTTCCCTATTGGGACTTTAATCCGGGCCAATTGATCGATGTTCGAGTGTGCTCGAATGCGCCGAAAATCGAATTGCAATTGGGTGGCGCTATCGTGGGAACTTTTGATATCAATCATGAGCATGGAACTCAGCTGGTAGGCTGGTGGAAGCTTCCTTATGAAGCAGGGGAATTGAAAGCAATAGCCTATGATGATACGGGCCGTGTAATTGCGACGGATATAAGAAGGTCCTTTAGGGATGCGAAGAAGATTTGTCTGCTGCCGGATAAAGAGAGCCTGATGGCCGATGGCACGGACTTGATCTTCCTGGAAATCTTCATGGCAGATTCAGATGGCAATCCGGTGGAGAATGCAAATAATCGGGTTCGTGTTGAGGTGATGGGGGCAGGCCGTTTACTTGGTTTGGATAATGGCGACAGTACGGACTATGATCCGTATAAAGGGATTAGCAGAAGGTTATTCAGCGGCAAACTTATGGCGATCATCGGGGCTACCCTGCAGCCCGGCAAGATTCGGGTTGTGGTTTCTTCCGTTGGTTTGGAGAGTCAGACGGTGGAATTTGAGGCTCTTCCCGTAAGGGATGAAACTCCCTTAGAAGGGGTTTCCGCCCAAACCAAGAATCAAGAGCTGCCACCGGTCATAGGAACCATAGACGAAATCCCTTTACGCAAGATTGAAATCGTAAGCCCGTCCGGACAAATGTTCGACGAAGCAAGAAAAGAGATCACGGTGCAAGCCTATCTGTACCCATCAGATACCTCCTATCAGGAGGTCGAGTGGAGTGTAGTGAATGATGCGGGAATTGCCTCGAACCTTGCGAAAGTAGAAGCGTTCGGTCATGAAGCGAAAATCACCGCGTGTGGCGATGGCGATTTCCGGCTTCGCTGTGTGAGTAAGAACGGTACGAACAAGACGAAGCTCATCTCCCAGCTGGAATTTAAAGCAGTCGGACTCGGCACAGCTTACAAAGATCCATATGGATTTATCTCTGCAAGCCTTTTTGATTACAGTAAAGGGGAAGTTGGAAACGGGAACGAAAGAGGCGTAGCTACAAGCCGAGACGGTGAAACTGAAGTCGGGTTCCGGGATATTGATTTCGGAACGAACGGGTCCGATCTAATTACGATTCCGATTTTCGCCTTGTCCAGTGAAGAATATTCCCTGCAAATTTGGGAAGGCATACCGAATGAAGCGGGCAGTGTACTCCTAGCGGATGTCATCTATCAGAAACCGTCCAAGTGGAATGTGTATCAAGAAGAAACTTATCGGTTAACCAAGCGTCTTTGCGGGATCACTTCCATTTGTTTCGTCCTTCAGAAGAAGGTTCATATCAAGGGTTTTTCGTTCCAAAAGCAGAACAGAGCCTTCGAGAAAAATGACGCCACGGAATGCGACCGCATTTATGGTGATACGTTTACGATTTCGGAAGCCAGCGTTGAAGGGATAGGAAATAATGTTTCCTTGGAATTCGACCAAATGGATTTTACAAGTCTAGGGGCAACGCAGCTTGTCGTCTATGGCCGATCGCTTCTTGATAAAAATACCATTCATATTCATTTCGCTAGCCCGGAAGGTGAGGGAAATCAACTCATCGAGTTTACACAGTCCGATGGTTACGAAGAGCGGGTATTTGAATTGGAAAAAATAACAGGCCTCCAAAAAGTAACCTTCCTATTTTTGCCGGGAAGCCATTTCGATTTCGGTTGGTTCCGATTTGAGAGGTCGTTTACCTGA
- a CDS encoding ABC transporter substrate-binding protein: MKRYAKVLGVALAVTMAVGMTACTDTDTRESSSSASPGTSSAAPQNYTFGEGQTFRSNEPVNYSIMFSDQPTYPYKKEWRLWSAITEKTNVSFDVNVVAASEYENKKSLLVNSGDAPFIIPKTYDESAYVAGGQIVPISDWVQYMPNYQKAVKAWGMERDLQQKLKSDGKYYVLPGMWESPGAGYSYMIRKDIFEKAGVDVKGQEGKWTYEDFYQALKKVKEFTGAKYVLSDEFTGKSTLSITAAQYGVTGGWGVGNGTRFNEQTKQFEFANSTNEFKDYVTFLNKLVKEGLLDPESFTQDDKTAQAKFYKGDTYVMNANYQILADSKTKMQVPNADLYMIVQPGGPKGMLQIETSRLENGVMISQNALKKLGKDNFIKMLRFVDWLWYSDEGQTLSLWGVEGETYTKDASGNITLKPDISFNGMNPTATKKLNVDFGFGGGNFAYGGSTKLRMSKMTEGEKDYLSRIQTHRKPRTIAPPIMGTPDESEQMNLISKPLLDYVDTMTLKFVTGQANIANDWNAYAAQVEALGASRYIKMANDIFNKTKSKLGY; this comes from the coding sequence ATGAAGAGATATGCAAAAGTATTAGGGGTCGCATTGGCGGTCACGATGGCTGTCGGCATGACAGCATGTACGGATACCGACACGAGAGAATCGTCCAGCAGCGCATCCCCAGGGACGAGCTCCGCAGCACCACAGAATTACACCTTTGGCGAAGGCCAAACGTTCCGTTCGAATGAGCCTGTGAACTACTCGATCATGTTCAGTGATCAACCGACCTATCCGTATAAGAAGGAATGGCGGCTCTGGAGCGCGATCACGGAGAAAACAAACGTATCGTTTGACGTAAACGTAGTTGCGGCTTCCGAATACGAGAATAAGAAGTCACTTTTGGTCAACAGCGGCGACGCTCCTTTCATTATTCCTAAAACTTATGATGAATCCGCTTATGTAGCTGGAGGCCAAATCGTACCTATAAGTGATTGGGTGCAATACATGCCGAACTATCAGAAGGCTGTAAAAGCTTGGGGAATGGAAAGAGACCTGCAGCAGAAGCTGAAATCGGACGGGAAATATTACGTGCTGCCAGGGATGTGGGAATCGCCGGGTGCAGGATACTCCTACATGATTCGGAAAGACATTTTCGAGAAAGCGGGAGTCGACGTAAAAGGTCAGGAAGGCAAATGGACGTATGAAGACTTTTACCAGGCTCTCAAGAAAGTGAAAGAGTTTACCGGCGCGAAGTACGTATTGTCCGATGAATTTACCGGAAAATCGACGCTGAGTATTACGGCAGCTCAATATGGCGTAACCGGAGGTTGGGGAGTTGGCAACGGCACGCGCTTCAACGAACAGACGAAACAGTTCGAATTCGCTAATTCGACCAATGAGTTCAAGGATTATGTGACGTTCTTAAATAAGCTGGTCAAAGAGGGGCTTCTCGATCCGGAGTCCTTCACCCAAGACGATAAAACCGCACAAGCCAAGTTCTATAAAGGCGATACTTATGTCATGAACGCCAACTACCAGATACTGGCCGATTCCAAGACCAAGATGCAGGTGCCGAATGCCGATCTGTATATGATCGTTCAACCGGGCGGTCCGAAAGGGATGCTTCAAATCGAAACGTCCCGCCTCGAGAATGGAGTTATGATCAGCCAGAATGCGCTCAAGAAGCTCGGCAAGGACAATTTTATCAAAATGCTTCGCTTTGTTGACTGGCTGTGGTATTCAGACGAAGGCCAAACACTCAGTTTATGGGGTGTCGAAGGCGAGACTTATACGAAGGATGCGAGCGGGAACATTACGCTCAAACCGGACATCTCCTTTAACGGCATGAACCCGACAGCAACGAAGAAATTAAACGTCGACTTCGGCTTCGGCGGCGGCAACTTCGCGTACGGCGGTTCCACTAAACTGCGGATGTCCAAAATGACCGAAGGCGAGAAAGACTACCTAAGCCGCATTCAGACTCATCGTAAACCGAGAACAATAGCTCCGCCAATCATGGGGACCCCGGACGAAAGCGAACAAATGAACCTGATCTCGAAGCCGCTGCTGGATTATGTGGATACGATGACCCTGAAGTTCGTAACCGGTCAAGCTAACATTGCAAACGATTGGAATGCCTATGCGGCTCAGGTCGAAGCACTCGGCGCATCCCGCTATATCAAAATGGCGAATGATATTTTTAATAAGACGAAGAGCAAGCTTGGATACTAA
- a CDS encoding alpha-glucuronidase family glycosyl hydrolase, which produces MSHITNAYACWLRNAPINDDKRVEEYREWARELVVPGSLSEVLQTAVAELMDGLDAMIGVRPLRSTASNGSVGILIGVRGQLQDLDAKLSWQDGSEDSYVIRNVSIDGQSRLVVAGQSAKGALYAVFHLLRLMQCGESLADLAITETPANGLRMLNQWDNMDGSIERGYAGKSIFYRNNEIVRDMSRIRDYARLLASVGINAISINNVNVHSVESLLITDKLLPDVARVAGVFRRYGISTFLSVNYASPIELGGLTSADPLDQSVRQWWKEKVEGIYRDIPDFGGFLVKADSEGRPGPFTYGRDHADGANMFAEVLQPFGGIVIWRCFVYNCQQDWRDSKTDRARAAFDHFTPLDGKFRDNVILQIKNGPMDFQVREPVSPLLGAMPATNQVLELQITQEYTGQQRHLCYLIPQWKEVLDFDTFAHGNGSTIAKAASGQLFGRRLGGIAAVSNIGDNPNWTGHTLAQANLYGFGRLAWNPQLSAEQITQEWIYMTFGSDPDVVRSVSKMLLQSWRIYENYTAPLGVGWMVNPGHHYGPNVDGYEYSKWGTYHFADCHGIGVDRTIKSGTGYTSQYFAPRSEWYESRELCPDELLLFFHHVPYTHKLKTGKTVIQHIYDTHFDGVLQVEELAQIWSSIEGEIDAERFEDVRSRLREQAAHSKEWRDQINTYFFRKSGIPDEYGRIIN; this is translated from the coding sequence ATGAGTCACATCACGAACGCATATGCCTGCTGGTTGCGCAATGCGCCGATAAACGATGATAAGAGGGTAGAGGAATATCGGGAGTGGGCACGGGAGCTTGTCGTGCCCGGTTCTTTATCAGAGGTGCTTCAGACTGCGGTCGCGGAGTTAATGGATGGTCTCGATGCCATGATTGGCGTGAGGCCCCTCCGTTCAACGGCTTCCAATGGGAGCGTCGGCATTCTGATCGGCGTTCGCGGGCAGTTACAGGATCTTGATGCAAAGTTAAGTTGGCAGGATGGATCCGAGGACAGTTACGTGATCAGAAACGTATCGATAGATGGACAATCAAGGCTTGTGGTTGCCGGCCAATCGGCAAAAGGAGCCTTGTACGCGGTTTTCCATCTACTGCGGCTGATGCAATGCGGCGAGAGTTTGGCTGATCTTGCGATAACGGAAACACCTGCGAACGGATTGCGAATGCTAAACCAATGGGATAATATGGACGGTTCGATTGAACGAGGCTATGCGGGGAAGTCCATATTCTACCGAAATAACGAGATTGTTCGAGACATGTCGCGAATCCGTGATTATGCCCGCTTACTGGCATCGGTGGGGATCAATGCCATTTCGATCAATAACGTGAACGTACACTCCGTAGAATCCTTGCTGATTACGGATAAGCTGCTGCCGGATGTCGCTCGGGTTGCCGGCGTATTTCGGCGCTATGGAATCTCAACGTTCCTAAGCGTCAACTACGCCAGTCCGATAGAGCTTGGAGGACTGACCAGCGCAGACCCGCTTGACCAAAGCGTCAGGCAGTGGTGGAAGGAGAAAGTTGAGGGAATTTACCGGGATATCCCGGACTTTGGCGGCTTCCTGGTAAAGGCAGATTCCGAGGGGAGACCCGGGCCGTTCACCTATGGACGTGACCATGCCGATGGTGCGAATATGTTTGCTGAAGTGCTTCAGCCCTTCGGTGGGATCGTCATTTGGCGATGCTTCGTATACAATTGTCAACAGGATTGGCGCGATAGCAAGACAGACCGGGCGAGAGCGGCGTTCGATCATTTTACACCACTTGATGGGAAATTTCGCGATAACGTCATTCTGCAGATTAAGAACGGCCCCATGGATTTCCAGGTCCGTGAACCGGTTTCTCCGCTTCTCGGAGCGATGCCCGCGACGAATCAGGTGCTGGAGCTGCAGATTACGCAAGAGTACACGGGTCAGCAGAGACATCTGTGCTACCTGATCCCCCAGTGGAAAGAGGTTCTCGATTTCGATACGTTTGCCCATGGGAACGGAAGTACGATTGCGAAAGCGGCCAGCGGTCAGTTATTCGGGAGACGGCTTGGGGGCATTGCGGCGGTATCGAATATCGGAGACAACCCGAATTGGACCGGACACACGCTTGCACAAGCCAATTTATATGGCTTTGGAAGGCTTGCTTGGAATCCGCAGCTATCAGCTGAGCAAATCACGCAAGAATGGATTTACATGACATTCGGTTCTGACCCCGATGTAGTACGCAGTGTGTCGAAGATGCTTCTTCAATCGTGGAGAATCTATGAAAATTACACAGCTCCTCTAGGCGTTGGATGGATGGTCAATCCGGGTCACCATTATGGTCCAAACGTAGACGGCTACGAATATTCGAAATGGGGGACGTACCATTTTGCCGACTGCCATGGCATCGGCGTAGATAGAACCATCAAATCGGGAACAGGGTACACATCCCAATACTTTGCGCCTCGTTCGGAATGGTACGAGTCAAGGGAGTTATGTCCTGATGAATTGCTTCTCTTTTTCCATCATGTGCCATATACGCACAAACTGAAGACGGGTAAGACGGTCATTCAGCACATCTACGATACTCACTTCGACGGCGTTCTTCAGGTGGAGGAATTGGCCCAGATCTGGAGTTCGATAGAGGGGGAAATAGATGCAGAGCGCTTCGAAGATGTGAGGAGCCGACTGCGAGAGCAAGCGGCACATTCGAAGGAGTGGCGTGACCAGATCAATACTTACTTCTTCCGCAAATCGGGTATTCCTGACGAGTACGGCCGCATCATAAATTAA